In Solanum lycopersicum chromosome 5, SLM_r2.1, the following are encoded in one genomic region:
- the LOC138348729 gene encoding uncharacterized protein yields the protein MYRDLRKHYWWSRMKRDIGYSVSQCPNCQKVKYEHQGLGGTLQRMLIPEWKWQRIAMDFVVGFPKTLGKFDSIWVIGDSSTKSAHFIPVKMTYNADKLAKLYVSKIVRLHRVPLSIISDREKVKFIQEKLLATQSRQKEYADRKVRDFDFMKGGQVLLKVSPMKGVMRFGKSGKKSPRYIGPFEVLKRVVEVACELALPPGLSGVHPVFHVSVLKKYHGDGNYIICWDSTLLDENLSYEEEPVAILDRVVRKLRSKEIASIKVQWKNRPIEESTWESEADMHESYPHFFTDSCTLSRPRLSSYDHSRTNDG from the exons atgtatcgtgatctaaggaaacattattggtggagtagaatgaagcgtgacattgggTATTCTGTttcccaatgcccgaattgtcagaaggtgaagtatgaacatcagGGGCTTGGAGgtacacttcagagaatgctcattcctgaatggaagtggcaaagaattgcaatggatttcgtagtcggttttccaaagacattgggtaaatttgattctatttgggtaattggtGACAGTtcaactaagtctgctcacttcattccggttaagatgacttacaatgcagacaagttagccaaactctatgtCTCTaagattgttcgattgcatcgagttccactttccatcatatcagatagag agaaagtgaaatttattcaagaaaagcttttagcaactcagagtaggcagaaggaatatgcagatcgaaaagTTAGAGACTTTGATTTTATGAAGGGTggacaagtcttgctgaaggtttcacccatgaaaggtgtgatgcgatttggtaagagCGGTAAGAaaagtccgaggtatattggaccatttgaagtacttaagcgcgTGGTGGAGGTTGCCtgtgaattagccttgcctccagggctgtcaggagtgcacccggtatttcatgtgtctgtGCTCAAGaaataccatggtgatggaaactatattatttgtTGGGATTCAactcttcttgatgagaatttgtcttatgaggaggagccggttgctattctagatagggtGGTCCgtaagttgagatcaaaggagattgcatctatcaaggttcaatggaagaatcggccaattgaagagtccacttgggagagtgAGGCTGATATGCATGAAAGCTATCCACATTTTTTTACAGATTCatgtactctttctcgccctcgCCTATCTTCCTATGATCATTCgcggacgaacgatgggtaa